In Planctomycetia bacterium, one DNA window encodes the following:
- a CDS encoding PPC domain-containing protein, which produces MLPAIAKVGGIFHPLLEASVAPLFLFTTFGHALIAMAAPPELDLIVPQHFTRGKTTIVRCFGKNMGPKAQLVLPFAAEVRETSASDSSPSFSVTPAPDALLGVHPIRLRTTEGISNLRLTAVSDMPVVVEQEPNDREEQAQRIEVPVVVTGPLDHPARDTELFRFSAVAGQRLTFVTQTRQLGLSPDLRMSLYDAHRHMLATAEGTPGMFEDERIDYTFPTAGEYFLKVHDADYNNVGWTNHYNVKIGPMNYVRTVFPLGGRRGEPIRVAVFDRDGEQTMIETRVPANPIVDYWRMPLDDFPGSLPWPLAAGEHPEVLEADLSSVTDQSIDARHVDWPTTINGRIEQPEEQDSYLLKVKPGQKIRAVVDAYYLGSPLDGHLLAYDPLGKKLLAQNNDMHLRGNVDPGLWFEVPAGVTSVVVSLRDVFGRGGREYPYRLTIETGGPDFLLSLGKENFRSENDKSRLYDRADTLNLRLGKTETLPISVARGPEQAPYHFGPLQGFTGPITVRCLNAPPGITIESITIAAGKTEGALTVLAADNAPRTPFELTIIGEALRDDGTKIFRVAERRLFLCEPAFGNMKWNYVSRQLTCLVLDPQTVSAKPASEEPVSKGTVK; this is translated from the coding sequence ATGTTGCCGGCGATCGCCAAAGTAGGCGGCATTTTTCATCCGCTGCTTGAGGCATCGGTCGCGCCGCTATTCCTGTTTACCACTTTCGGCCATGCGCTCATTGCGATGGCCGCTCCTCCCGAGCTCGATTTGATCGTCCCCCAGCATTTCACTCGCGGCAAGACGACCATCGTCCGTTGCTTCGGCAAGAACATGGGGCCGAAAGCACAACTTGTATTGCCGTTTGCCGCAGAGGTGCGCGAAACGTCCGCGTCGGATAGCAGCCCCAGCTTCTCGGTGACCCCTGCGCCCGATGCCTTGCTGGGAGTTCATCCGATCCGGCTGCGGACGACGGAAGGAATCTCGAACCTCCGTCTTACGGCTGTCTCGGACATGCCGGTGGTCGTCGAGCAGGAACCGAACGATCGCGAGGAGCAAGCTCAACGTATCGAGGTCCCCGTCGTCGTGACGGGTCCGCTCGACCATCCGGCGCGCGATACGGAACTGTTTCGCTTTTCCGCCGTCGCAGGTCAGCGTCTTACGTTCGTCACGCAGACACGCCAGCTCGGCCTTTCGCCCGATCTACGCATGTCGCTCTACGACGCACACAGGCACATGCTCGCGACCGCGGAGGGAACGCCCGGCATGTTTGAAGACGAACGGATCGACTACACGTTTCCGACGGCAGGCGAATATTTTCTAAAAGTTCACGATGCCGACTACAACAACGTCGGCTGGACGAATCACTACAACGTAAAGATCGGGCCGATGAACTACGTTCGCACGGTGTTCCCGCTCGGCGGACGACGGGGCGAGCCGATTCGGGTCGCGGTGTTCGATCGCGATGGCGAGCAAACGATGATCGAGACGCGAGTTCCTGCAAACCCGATCGTCGACTATTGGCGGATGCCGCTGGACGATTTTCCGGGCTCGCTCCCTTGGCCTCTCGCCGCCGGGGAGCATCCCGAGGTATTGGAAGCCGACCTTTCGAGCGTAACGGATCAGAGCATCGATGCCCGACACGTCGACTGGCCGACGACCATCAACGGTCGGATCGAACAGCCGGAGGAGCAAGACAGTTACCTCTTGAAGGTCAAGCCGGGGCAAAAGATTCGGGCCGTGGTCGATGCCTATTATCTCGGCTCTCCGTTGGACGGTCACTTGCTGGCTTACGATCCGCTCGGCAAGAAGCTCCTGGCACAGAACAACGACATGCACTTACGGGGCAACGTCGACCCGGGCCTCTGGTTCGAAGTGCCGGCCGGCGTGACCTCGGTGGTCGTCTCGTTGCGGGATGTCTTCGGTCGCGGTGGGCGCGAGTATCCGTACCGGTTGACGATCGAAACCGGCGGCCCTGACTTTCTCCTCTCGCTCGGCAAGGAGAATTTCCGCTCGGAGAACGACAAGTCGCGACTTTACGATCGGGCCGACACGCTCAACCTACGCCTCGGCAAAACCGAGACGCTCCCGATCAGCGTTGCGCGCGGACCCGAACAGGCTCCCTACCATTTCGGCCCTCTACAGGGCTTCACGGGTCCGATCACGGTTCGCTGCCTCAACGCTCCACCCGGCATTACGATCGAGTCGATCACGATCGCCGCAGGCAAGACCGAAGGAGCGCTCACGGTTCTCGCCGCAGACAATGCTCCGCGAACTCCGTTCGAGCTGACGATCATCGGCGAAGCCTTGCGCGACGACGGCACGAAGATTTTTCGGGTTGCCGAACGACGACTATTCCTCTGCGAGCCGGCGTTCGGAAACATGAAATGGAATTACGTCTCGCGGCAACTCACTTGCCTTGTGCTCGATCCGCAAACCGTTTCGGCGAAGCCTGCCTCTGAGGAACCCGTTTCTAAGGGAACCGTGAAATGA
- a CDS encoding DUF1549 and DUF1553 domain-containing protein, with protein MISRARLPLLPALAFLLVIASGARGAPPPMVAIPNMPTDIVRLKILPDKIVLRDRRSRQQLVVMATDRNGYEYDVSQLAQWQTGSDAVSIDSTGVVRPLHLGAAQLTAQVGDAAVECSISVDALAQSQPVSFVNDVMAVLGKSGCNAGACHGHASGKGGFKLSLRGYDPAADHQSLLRQHFGRRIDLQSPEQSLILRKPMGELPHGGGRRLEPGSESVALLRQWINDGAQEDLGRAAKLERLEVLPGDRLFAQPGLTQQLIVRAYFADGATRDVTAQAIYELTNDDGVARVDEQGRVTAEREGETAVLIRFLGKMALSRVLVIRRKPEFVWKDLTAHNFIDEHVFRKLRAIQVLPSELSTDVEFLRRVSIDTIGVPPTSEDVRTFLADRSLDKRARKIDQLLADDQFGEQWALYWLELSGATESGASVGRSGMWALYGWLRDAFNQNLPYDRFLREIVAGKGSVIDSPPAAFGFSIPRVEAIPQAFLGMRVQCAQCHDHPFDVWTQHDYNSLARFFTNTIKKDGPRFYVDGQTLVPPDKFLPWLQTKRDALRHLDGSVVEVAATKDYREALADWMLGPARRWTARAIANRVWGKYLGRGIVEPVDDMRFSNPPVNEPLLDALADEMIEHRYDFKHLARVILNSHAYQASSSANATNADDLMNFSHAPLRRLTAEQLLDALSLATGIEEEIPGAPQGTRAAQWAPLNTGSRFLETFGRPVRRVTACTCERTAETTLSQSLHLMNGTTVETKLRSEQGAIQELWKQAGPDSQKIEELYLRILSRSATRSELKSAEDYLRRATQPREGFLDLAWAFLNSQEFLFNH; from the coding sequence ATGATTTCCCGAGCACGACTTCCTCTATTGCCGGCGTTGGCGTTTTTACTGGTGATCGCAAGCGGCGCCCGCGGCGCTCCGCCGCCGATGGTTGCGATCCCCAACATGCCCACGGACATCGTGCGGCTCAAGATTCTGCCCGACAAGATCGTGCTGCGCGATCGGCGCAGCCGGCAACAACTGGTCGTCATGGCGACCGATCGAAACGGCTATGAATACGACGTATCGCAACTCGCGCAGTGGCAGACCGGCTCGGACGCAGTGAGCATTGATTCAACCGGCGTCGTTCGTCCGCTCCATCTCGGCGCTGCGCAACTCACGGCGCAGGTAGGAGACGCCGCCGTCGAGTGTTCGATCTCGGTCGATGCTCTTGCGCAGTCGCAGCCCGTCAGCTTCGTCAACGACGTGATGGCCGTGCTCGGTAAGTCGGGCTGCAACGCCGGGGCATGTCATGGGCATGCGTCGGGCAAAGGGGGATTCAAGCTGAGCTTGCGCGGATACGATCCAGCGGCCGATCACCAATCGCTGCTGCGTCAGCATTTCGGCCGCCGAATCGACTTGCAATCGCCCGAGCAGAGCCTGATTCTTCGCAAACCGATGGGCGAGTTGCCCCACGGCGGAGGCCGACGGCTTGAGCCCGGCTCGGAGTCCGTCGCGTTGCTGCGGCAGTGGATCAACGACGGCGCGCAGGAAGACCTCGGGCGCGCAGCCAAACTGGAAAGGCTCGAAGTCCTCCCCGGCGATCGACTCTTCGCCCAACCGGGACTGACGCAACAACTCATCGTTCGCGCCTACTTCGCCGATGGCGCCACTCGCGACGTCACGGCTCAAGCGATCTACGAACTCACCAACGACGACGGCGTCGCTCGCGTCGATGAGCAAGGGCGTGTCACTGCCGAGCGCGAAGGAGAGACCGCCGTATTGATTCGCTTCCTGGGAAAGATGGCGCTCAGTCGAGTTCTCGTCATTCGTCGCAAGCCCGAGTTCGTTTGGAAGGATTTAACTGCGCACAATTTCATCGATGAGCATGTGTTTCGTAAACTGCGCGCCATCCAAGTGCTTCCGTCCGAGCTGTCGACCGATGTCGAATTTCTCCGACGCGTGAGCATCGATACGATCGGCGTCCCCCCGACGAGCGAAGACGTTCGCACGTTCCTCGCCGATCGCAGCCTAGACAAACGGGCACGGAAGATCGATCAACTCCTGGCCGACGATCAATTCGGCGAGCAATGGGCGCTGTACTGGCTCGAGCTCTCCGGCGCGACCGAGTCGGGTGCGTCCGTCGGTCGGAGCGGCATGTGGGCTTTGTATGGCTGGCTGCGAGACGCGTTCAATCAAAACCTCCCCTACGATCGCTTTCTGCGGGAGATCGTAGCGGGCAAGGGAAGCGTGATCGATTCGCCGCCGGCCGCGTTCGGCTTCAGCATTCCCCGGGTCGAGGCGATCCCGCAAGCGTTTCTCGGAATGCGCGTGCAATGCGCACAATGCCACGATCATCCATTCGATGTTTGGACGCAACACGACTACAACTCATTGGCTCGCTTCTTCACCAACACGATCAAGAAGGACGGGCCGCGGTTCTACGTCGATGGTCAGACGCTCGTTCCGCCCGATAAGTTTCTGCCGTGGCTCCAAACCAAACGAGATGCATTGCGGCACCTCGATGGCTCCGTGGTCGAAGTCGCCGCGACTAAGGACTATCGCGAAGCGCTGGCTGATTGGATGCTCGGGCCCGCCCGCCGCTGGACGGCCCGTGCGATCGCGAATCGAGTTTGGGGCAAGTATCTCGGCCGCGGTATCGTCGAACCGGTCGACGATATGCGGTTCAGCAATCCTCCGGTGAACGAACCGTTGTTGGATGCCTTAGCCGACGAAATGATCGAACATCGGTACGACTTCAAACACCTAGCGCGAGTCATTCTTAACTCACACGCTTATCAAGCGAGTTCGAGCGCAAACGCCACGAACGCCGATGACTTGATGAACTTTTCGCACGCCCCGTTGCGAAGGCTTACCGCCGAGCAATTGCTCGATGCCTTATCGCTAGCGACCGGCATCGAAGAGGAAATTCCCGGCGCACCCCAAGGAACACGGGCAGCGCAATGGGCACCGCTGAATACGGGCTCGCGCTTCCTCGAAACATTCGGTCGCCCCGTCCGCAGAGTCACGGCTTGCACTTGCGAGCGCACGGCGGAAACGACGCTCTCTCAGAGCCTGCACTTGATGAACGGAACGACGGTAGAGACGAAACTACGCTCCGAGCAGGGAGCTATTCAAGAACTATGGAAGCAAGCCGGCCCGGACTCGCAAAAGATCGAGGAATTGTATTTGCGTATTCTCTCGCGCTCTGCGACACGGAGCGAACTCAAATCCGCCGAAGACTATTTGCGCCGAGCGACT